Proteins from one Pyrobaculum neutrophilum V24Sta genomic window:
- a CDS encoding helicase HerA domain-containing protein, protein MEKIGVVVRSPSIYHYIFKTFRGVELDVGSFVAVEIDGRRVISRVVALRYRNAAAEPRLISQFDDAEAVEEVKEVLGIEEALYYTEAKAAVLGAREGRRIVRPQKPVKPLAFVYRTSKRELEEFFAPPDEGTYVTIGRIKGTDIPAWVDAERLVTHHCAILASTGAGKSWLAGVIIERISALDIPIVVVDPHGEYSAMSQPASEEGKAVAEKVKIYVVGKVDTTPIDEAFRRRFGRPRSYTRVGVNPRTLPLRTLEKILDSLYGLTDAQRRILEEGWQAATSYGERQPLTTVEELIKEVVEGGRHAAPPGYAGDMALRGLEGRLRTLLYTSPIFITRYGETYQGEPIKLLDPHSYLTTPAIHVFDVSGLDSLDQQIFLAALLDQMYRVAVQRKNLTTFIVIEEAHNFAPAAAAVSKSYVAKIAREGRKFGLGLCLITQRPSKLDQDVASQAMTQIFKRMINPHDLKYVASVAEHLEDPRPLRTLDEAEAVVTGVSVPAPLLVTVGERWTHHGGATPKLRRESRI, encoded by the coding sequence GTGGAGAAGATAGGCGTCGTGGTGAGATCCCCCTCTATATACCACTACATATTTAAGACGTTCCGAGGAGTGGAGCTAGACGTCGGCTCCTTCGTAGCTGTGGAGATCGACGGGAGGCGCGTCATCTCGCGTGTCGTCGCGCTGAGGTACAGAAACGCCGCCGCCGAGCCGCGCCTCATCTCACAATTCGACGACGCCGAGGCGGTGGAGGAGGTGAAGGAGGTGTTGGGCATAGAAGAGGCCTTGTACTACACGGAGGCCAAGGCCGCGGTTCTGGGGGCAAGGGAGGGCCGCCGGATCGTGCGGCCACAGAAGCCCGTCAAACCGCTGGCTTTCGTGTACCGAACCTCCAAGAGGGAGCTTGAGGAGTTTTTTGCCCCGCCTGACGAGGGCACCTACGTCACCATAGGCAGGATAAAGGGGACCGACATCCCGGCCTGGGTAGACGCGGAGAGGCTTGTGACCCACCACTGCGCCATACTCGCCAGCACTGGGGCGGGCAAAAGCTGGCTGGCGGGGGTCATAATAGAGAGAATCAGCGCCTTGGACATACCCATAGTCGTGGTCGACCCCCACGGCGAGTACTCAGCCATGTCTCAGCCCGCCTCCGAGGAGGGGAAGGCCGTCGCGGAGAAGGTCAAGATCTATGTAGTCGGCAAGGTGGACACCACGCCTATAGACGAGGCCTTCAGAAGGAGGTTTGGAAGGCCCAGGAGCTACACCAGAGTCGGCGTAAACCCGAGGACCCTCCCCCTCCGCACACTTGAAAAAATACTGGACAGCCTATACGGCCTCACAGACGCCCAGCGGAGGATACTGGAGGAGGGCTGGCAAGCCGCCACCAGCTACGGCGAGAGGCAACCGTTGACCACAGTTGAGGAGCTGATAAAGGAGGTCGTGGAGGGCGGTAGACACGCGGCGCCGCCGGGCTACGCCGGCGACATGGCCCTCCGGGGGCTAGAGGGGAGGCTCAGGACGCTCCTATACACAAGCCCGATCTTCATAACCAGATACGGCGAAACCTACCAGGGGGAGCCCATAAAGCTCCTCGACCCCCACTCCTACCTCACGACCCCCGCCATACACGTCTTCGACGTATCCGGGCTAGACAGCCTCGACCAGCAGATATTCCTGGCGGCCCTACTCGACCAGATGTACAGAGTGGCGGTGCAGAGGAAGAACCTAACGACCTTCATAGTGATAGAGGAGGCCCACAACTTCGCCCCGGCGGCCGCGGCCGTGAGCAAGAGCTACGTTGCAAAGATCGCCAGAGAGGGCAGGAAGTTCGGGCTTGGGCTCTGCCTAATCACCCAAAGGCCCTCCAAGCTCGACCAAGACGTGGCGTCGCAGGCCATGACGCAGATATTCAAGAGGATGATAAACCCACACGACCTAAAGTACGTAGCCTCCGTCGCAGAACACCTGGAAGACCCAAGGCCCCTGCGAACGCTAGACGAGGCGGAGGCGGTGGTGACTGGGGTGTCCGTGCCAGCCCCCCTGTTGGT
- a CDS encoding diphthamide synthesis protein, translating to MEAVEVHPLAWEAGPDTLIEAPPGFKWLALEIAEKTGATASGRPVWGSCDVRTDPRYRRIFHLGHGVPPNVAHLLQRNLGGDLEKIEQDLYRLKTGNVQIYFIPVYYKPPPRLPKIEGAGKLYFPLPYRKIAEAIRRESGIPTAREPITGCWVGEPPEGPAYVVATGLFYPLTLKFFYPEAEVYQVDPFRGEVRNVEQDFARVMKLKARAHVAAPRRIAVLLTTKPGQRQDEKAEALARRGLTVVLLDEAAPEYIDDLQFDLVVNTACPRIGIDDLDRIRTPVLNFHEFIEGRLDPRTAIRLI from the coding sequence GTGGAGGCGGTTGAGGTACACCCCCTCGCATGGGAGGCGGGGCCGGACACCCTCATCGAGGCGCCCCCCGGCTTCAAGTGGTTGGCGTTGGAGATAGCGGAGAAAACCGGCGCAACCGCGTCAGGCCGGCCCGTCTGGGGGTCCTGCGACGTCAGAACGGACCCCCGCTACAGGCGGATATTCCACCTAGGCCACGGCGTGCCCCCCAACGTGGCCCACCTCCTCCAGAGGAACCTCGGAGGCGACCTGGAGAAGATAGAGCAGGACCTCTACAGGCTTAAGACGGGGAACGTCCAGATATACTTCATCCCCGTATACTACAAGCCGCCGCCCCGCCTCCCCAAGATCGAAGGAGCGGGGAAGCTCTACTTCCCACTACCCTACAGGAAAATAGCCGAGGCCATCCGGCGGGAGAGCGGCATCCCCACGGCGAGGGAGCCCATCACGGGCTGCTGGGTGGGGGAGCCGCCGGAGGGGCCGGCGTACGTGGTAGCCACAGGCCTGTTCTACCCGCTGACGCTCAAGTTCTTCTACCCCGAGGCCGAGGTGTACCAGGTGGACCCCTTCCGGGGCGAGGTGAGAAACGTCGAGCAGGACTTCGCCAGAGTTATGAAGCTCAAGGCGCGCGCCCACGTGGCCGCCCCACGGCGCATCGCGGTTTTGCTCACCACGAAGCCGGGCCAGCGGCAGGACGAAAAAGCCGAGGCGCTCGCCCGACGCGGCCTCACCGTGGTTCTACTCGACGAGGCCGCCCCCGAGTACATAGACGACCTCCAGTTCGACCTCGTCGTAAACACGGCGTGTCCCCGCATAGGGATAGACGACCTCGACAGGATAAGAACCCCCGTGTTGAACTTCCACGAGTTCATAGAGGGCAGGCTGGACCCGAGAACCGCCATAAGATTAATTTAA